Genomic DNA from Misgurnus anguillicaudatus unplaced genomic scaffold, ASM2758022v2 HiC_scaffold_26, whole genome shotgun sequence:
ttctgaaaatgaacagaggtcttacgagtttggaacgacatgacagtcattaatgacattattttcatttttggtgaactatccctttaaccagaTATATTTGAACTGAAACCGCttactgtctgtttgtaaggaagtaAAGAGCtgtagcttatttgcatttaaaggtacagacacacAACAGCGCGTTTTTACTCCCACCCAAATCGCGGCATTTTgtacatgatataataaatgatctgtggggcattttgagctgaaactttacagacacattctgggcacacctgacaCTTGAATATGCCACAATAGGTACCCTTTAATGACCTCCAGAGCAATACTGTTCTTCTGGGAAGCAATCTGACATGGCTTGTATCTCTCTCATCTTCACTCAGGGTTACTCAGGACTTGAACTGCTTGATCTTCTGCTTGAACAGCCCCATAACATCTCTCATGTGGAGAGCAATGGTGACCATGGGAACCCCGTGTGGTCAATTGCAGAGCAAAATGTGAGTTTGATAATGTGATCTGAGCTCATCTGATGTGTACTCAGATCCGAGTACACATGCTGAGTcttttactttcagtttttTGTGTAAACACAAAGAGAGACAGACGGCACGACCCAGATGTGCCTGTCAACCCCACAGCCATTTTAGATGTGTTCATGGTACAACAAAACCCTATTCTTACCAAGATGACTTGTTTTTAGGATAATGaaagcaatttttttatattcctGCCAACCTTTTCAATGTttgataaatgtatttttaaataatgcctTTTCATTTTTCGCTTGATGCAGTTATGGTTCTgctaattttaatataaaagtcttgttttaagaataaaatactTATGCAACATcatgttgaccctgggacaacatttcaatcaaccaatcggatttcagaaataagttttcagattgtttcaagtttaagcttacaactgTTTTTCACTCATCATTTCTCTCAGATTTTGGATTCAGTTATGGTTATGGGTTGGTCAAGGTTtaggttttataaaaaaaaaacgttgccCTGAGGATATCTCTCACTTGGCAAAAGTTGAACGATAGCTATTTGATGCTATGATGTTTGCAGGTTCTGTCTCATGATGAAGGCGTTGTCGATAACTTCCTGGACTCTCTGTTGCAAGCGTCAGACGGTGTGTCGAACCCTTGCTCACCTCTGTGGGTCTCCTCCCCGTGTGACAGCGGAATCAGTGACGACACCCCGTCAGATCACCTGGACAGCCCGCTGCCGCCCGACTCTATCCTCCTTCCTCACCAACCTTATCTTCAtcctcatcatcttcatcagCACGGAGAAGAGCAGAGAGCACCCGGCACAAACCACAAGGCTGATATCTCCATTGATCTGGGTCAGAAATCCATCAAATAACTCAAAGCTTTCATTTCAAAGCAGTAGTAGATGTAGTAATTACAACAGCTCTCGACAAGGGAACCCTTTGATCTCTCTAAAGTAATAGATAGTAATGACAAACCCAAGCTTTATCGTGGTGTTTCATTTGGTATACAGACTTGAGGTCACCAAAAAGCCAGTAAATTGGATAATTGCCGTGTTTGTTCTTGCTGCTTGTAAACATCCTCTTCATGTGTACAAGATACTTCATGCACAAGATAAGATGCATCATACCGCACTTATTTTGCAAGCTTCAACTCTGCTATTGTGATCACATTCTCAAAAACAATTCACTTTGTAAGGCCCGCTTGCTTCAACCTTAACCAATTGATTCATCTATTTCACTCTTCAATCACAACACAGAGTCCTTGCCCtaaaatatatgaaatgcaccttactttacttgttttgtttatgtttaaaaaaatagacaAACTTTTGTGGTTTATTCAAGGTTGAAAATGTCAGAATAAAAGATATAATAgtatattgaaatattttatacaagattaaatcaaaaatatatatatatatcaaaacttAATATCTAgcttaaaagtaaaattttacaCAGAAAtacatagggccctattttaaggATTACAGCGCATTGTCCAAAGCGCACGGtgcacggtctaaatgggcgtgtccaatTCCACTTCTGCTAAATtgacgacgggaaaaatggtttgccgagcgcacggtcgaaaagggttgttcatattctcTTAATGAGTAATAGGTGCgttttgggtgtaacgtgcaataaaccaatgagagtcttatctctcatcccctttaaaagccagttgctcTGGCGCTAtatctaatccctatttagatgacggactttataaactgaaaaactaagtggaggaagaagaccaacagtttaagattaatgttacaaaattgtgttgttttcatttttattgaaattttaattttttggattaaaacctttaaagcttttctttcagtcatagaagtacaaatagcaggcttttaattgctgtaattgtattgatatcctacataatcattgtaatctcataaaataatttgcaaatatgcaaggtttgtactctaaaaatacaaacaagagataaagaatttacaaacgtgcaaAAAGCCGAAGCGTTTTatcactcggacagcgccattggacttttaaaaagcattacttaaaatgtttctcatcttacCATATCCGGTACagtgtcatcatatacaataaatccgtgggaatgcatttaaaaaacatttaaaaatagatgcatttgtttaaagcaaagcatttatttacttaccaggctacaggtgaagcagctctttagccttctaacgtctcataatcggtcctcatttatgtccaagagactcaattataatcttttacattcaatcctttaatctttcatatttaaaagcttttttgtgctgctgcgcattcatgtatgtgataagcaaacccgtgttgtcgtcccgttttatggcgcatattactaacacgctctttaaataacaaataaacatattgcaccattgactttagacttcagagcaggtttttgttggtcaatggccaAAATTGCaatagcaatgcgccaacaatgcgcctgaacacagctcgttttcagaccagaacgcccatgggcgcaaaagggggtgcaaatgcatttgctatttaaacaacatggcgctaaacgtgaaaaattatcattgcgccgcgttgaaactagcaaaagacacttgtgtcgcGCATTGTGCTGCAatgccgggtgtatgatagagcccataaagtcactgtaaaaatgtaaagttttcacttaaagcgtaactaaacccctggtcagagcctgactccacccactggcaatatttgaaaaatgcaagaaaagtgggcagatcccaacggagatagaggggacgaactaagctcgtaccaagcatgtggtgagatcgtaacaagggcgtggtgagcttgaacctgcttacgtcacgagttactttttggacccaacatccaataggaaaattcaactgcagtggccaccattcaacctgaagagggcagcactcagacgtttttacaccatatattgtagtattgaaacactttatatccaaatgtcaaaaaacttactaaaatcaatgaacagcactaataaagcatcattcttacagatcattaactaaaaaaagttggttaagggtttagttactctttaaaaaatactttaacatGGTTACACCTGCTTATAATTTCTCACTTTAACATTTgaaattggaaaaaaaaattttttaggtgttaccaattgaagtgaTTTTCACTTTCAATTTTctaattttaaccctttaactgttACTTTTGAGTGGGGGTGAAAAGATGATCTGCACCTTCAAAAATTactataactctggcattcttTGGTCTAGAAGTTAAATCCTGGTAGTTTTGAAGTTgcgaatattaaataaaaaagttataccattttaaaagttatttaaataataaaaataaagtaaaaaagcGATAAAGTATgtattcataaaataaaaatcacaaaatcacAAACATAAGGTTTCTGTCACACCTGTAGTGGTTTTACCAATAGGTGTCAACGGTAAGCtccattatttattaataaattataattaataaattactgtctctGCATGATTTTTCCAACGATATGTTGTAAAGATTTTTGAAGATTCATAGATTAATGTAAAGAATATTACAATTATgaatatatacaaattcataTGTACTCCTACAGGGTCAGTGACAATTTACAAAATGACATTATACAATTTCTATCATCAAATGGTCTTGAATGAAAACTATTcatagagctttccaacaatatatagtttgtcaaggtTATTTCAGGTTTATAGGatgtttacaaataaatatgtaataagaACTTGGGCCCACCTGTTGGCCCttaacattttagaaaatgacaattttttatgttgttgaaataacaaaactacattcttagagatTTCCAACGATATATCGTTTGTCAAGATTGGTGTAAGTTTAGACTATgaacatattgttttaaatatgtaatgccAAACGTCCCACTTGTGAGTTAGTGAAAAGTTAACAAAAAGTGTTACCAATTCAAGTAATTTGTTTAAGTAGATCCAAGttgtactttttacagtgctgaTTTAGGGCTTTATTTGGTTAGAAGCAAAAATctaattaaaaaacatatttcaaataTTTGTCTGATTAattgattaaagggatagttcatccaaaaatgacaattctgtcatcattttctcagcattttctgtcatcatttgcttactatcatttattaaaatatcttcttttgtgtagtaattcgtacaggtttagaacaacatgatgaTGAGAAAATTAGgacagaatgttcatttttggacgaactatccctttaatcttaGTGGCAGCACTGTTTATTATGTCAGCATCTCAGGTTTGAGAACTGGAACaactttgatgcattttaaatgacatgatTCTgcgtttgtgtttattatatgTGCAGCGGATTGGGAGGTCTGTTTATTCTCTAATGGTCAGCCAAACTCACAATATGCATCAACAACACAGCGAATTCAACCAACACCAGGTTACCAGCTCACCGTAAAAGATCTGCTACTCTCTAGCATTGGAGAAACAGTGAGTAatgagcgtgtgtgtgtgtgtgtgcgtgtgtgtaagACAGAAACAGAGAGGAAGAGatgtgtaaaatatatatagaaatacAGTGTTAATTATGAGTCTCATCTGTCTTACTCTCACACTCTGAGATGAGTTTGATATCCTCAGGGATGTTAATGTCGGCCGGCTGGAGGAGTCGTGGAAATGTCAGATACTGGACAATAGGACAAGCTGAGATATTTAGAGATAAATtgacagcaaaaaaaaaaaaagaattaaagagGATTGAGAATTTACTGAACCTTCTGCGTCACCCACCTAAATAGCATTTTAAGCACCATACTGTAgattcatttaaatgttttgaacTTAATTTAAAGCAGCATAGCATAATGCTTTCTGAAAAagacaatcccagaatgcatcgCGACAGGTGAAAAAAATGGCTAATGAGAAatgttatgtaaggaataattgacgacgggctgtcgtcagaaaataatgcacaacccAGGTGGTAATACGGCACGATTATTATGCacatgcattattttcgaataattcaacgacctgttgtcaattattccttacataacatTTCTCATTAGTCCATTTTTTTCAcctgcactgtaaaacctaaaagttaactcaactcaaaccatttaagtaaaccggttgcattagttttaaaacacgtacatttgagtactgtgaacttaaacaaattaagtcatatgcagttatgcaattatttttaagttcacactacttaaagGTTCTGTACGTAACGTTTCTACTTAAACTAATCCATTTTCAATTGCCTGTGTGCGAATGGGTTGTAATATCACATTAAAATGATCCACTTTGCGGGTTTTGCTATTAcctctgaaaaaaaatattattatttttatgtgaaaGTACCGGGCCGGATTTGGCGCGAAATCCAGTGACGTCACCCGCATGCGCGTTCCCGAGCCTCTCGCCTCGTCTACTGACTTTGCGCTCAACAGCGACGACACTGTCTGATAACAGACTGAAACAACCTGCTCCCAGCACAACACAAACTCCACATATTGTGAAGAAAAGTTATCTGCTGAAGCTCGTAAGGCCAAACGTGAATCGGATCAACAACGGACAAAAACACGGATTAACATTGGCAGGGCATTTGAATTATGGAGAAACCTCCGCTTTGTTTTGGGTATAAAACGGATCCGGAGTTGGCTTTCATCCTTTTGGACAGGTAAGCTAACATTCCTAGAAAGCATGTCAAATATATTTCGATTGTGCTTTAGTTTTTAGACATTGTTTCGGTTTGCTAGCCTTCGCTTTAGCGTGTGTTCGCCCAGCCGTCGTCGATCGATGACGTAAAACTGCGAACGCGTTTGTTTGCGTGCGTCcgctttttaaaagtctttaaactcgtacagtctgacattgatggaaactgaGATTATACAGTGTGACATGGACTTAACTACGATATTGATCACACAGTGTGGCAAGCAACAACCCTAAAGGACTAATAGCACAGTgtatttactgttatactgaAATTGTTCAGTGTAGTTCACTAACCGTTTTCGTTATCTTACCGTAAATGTACATACGTAACACCACATTACACAGGCTAAATGCAGTCAATTAAACGTTGCAGTGGGAGTTTACCTGAGTTTCCAGCATGTTGTGTGATGCTTTCTCCGGTGTGTTACATCTCAGTTTGGCCGTCGCTCATGAGTTCGAGCACGCGCTTGTAAACTTATTGGTTGCATTCTAAACCACCACCGCTAGAGGCCGCTGTAAACTACATACAGCgcctttaaagcgtaactaaacccctggtcagagcctgactccacccactggcaatatttgaaaaatgcaagaaaagggggcagatcccaacggagatagaggggacgaactaagctcgtaccaagcatgtggtgagatcgtaacaagggcgtggtgagcttgaacctgcttacgtcacgagttactttttggacccaacatccaataggaaaattcaactgcagtagccaccgttcaacctgaagagggcagcactcagacgtttttacaccatatattgtagtattgaaacactttatatccaaatgtcaaaaaacttactaaaatcaatgaacagcactaataaagcatcattcttacagatcattaactaaaaaaagttggttaagggtttagttactctttaaatataagtgcataattgcacatgattcaagttcacagtactcaaatttatgttttaaaactcaaatggcctaatgcaaccggtttacttaaatggttttaCAGTGTGtcgcaatgcattctgggatcgGAATCAATTATTTTGCTTACACCATGCCACAAACATTGCACTGGTGcctattttaaagacatttgacaagttaggtgcgCCAATGAAAAACATTCAACAcccatgaaacatttctcaaccaatcaaaataaagcattcaacagacccgttgtataaaataattataatatctACTCTACATGGACTTCTTTGTTATGCGAAAGtctaccggaagttaagtttgggctacaaaagctgtttgtttatgttgttgccgcCGAACCATGTTAAGGtagtgtgcacaccaaagcgtttaagCCAGTGGGCGGCGTATGTTTCCAATTGTTTTAAATGGAAGTGGGGcgcttttcaaaaaagccagcagctgacGGGTTTCGTCCGCAATGAGCACCGACGTTAAAAAGTTtttaactttgggtgaaacgctGGACCGTCCAATCATAGTGGAGgagggcgggacaaatatcacaacgaCCAACCCGAAAATCAGTCTGATAAATAAAGCAGATGTATCAAAGCGTTCAGCTGAAAAAAACTGGCAAGCGCAGACAGTGGCATACAGCCATGTTTAAGCgccttggtgtgcacgccccttaCATTCAGACTTTACTGTACCAACATGTATTTGTGCAGCCTTTGTAATGTTTATGTGTCTGTGTTTCCAGTCCAAACCATCTGACCAGCAATCTCAGCAAGAGCTGATTCTCAACGAGGATGAGAAGAAACTTTTAGCTAAAGAAGGAGTCTCTCTTTCCAGTCAACTGCCTCTTAACAAGGTAAAAACTATAGGCCCTATGTTAATGATCTAAACTAAAGTGCATGGTGCAGTTCTATTTAGGGCATGTCCGAATTTACTTTTGCTAGTTAAGCGACGGGAAAAAGGGTTGTACATattctcttaaaggaatattaaattttcttaaaagaaaaatccagataatttacccaccaccatgtcatccaaaatgttgatgtctttctttgttcagtcgagaagaaattatgttttttgaggaaaacattccaggaccacaacttttcgtctaggtccggtccagcgcgacctaacgtaaatgcgtagtgacgtagggaggtcacgtgttacatatataaaacgcacatttgcggaccattgtaaacaataaactgacacaaagacattaattagtattagttgacatacaacaatgtaggaacggtcctctttcaagacgcttgtaaacactggggcggagtttcgcgttcgtcctctgtgacctcttgacgtcctgacgtattgcgtggggtcacgctggcacatcacgaccggatctagacgagaagttgtgctttaaaagtgcatattttttatttttcttgtcaaaaatgacaatcgttttgctagataagacccttatgcctcgtttgggatcgtttatagtcctttgaaactctgttgaaaaaaactgttaagtgttgaattaagtattgaatgttgggctctattaaagtccattaaaatgagaaaaatcctgcaatgttttcctcaaaaaacataatttcttctggactgaacaaagaaagacatcaacattcggatgacatggtggtgagtaaattatctggatttttatgttaagaaaattgactaatcctttaatgagtCATGGGTTTGTTTTGGGCATAATGTGTGTTATAAACCAAGAATCTCATCTCCCATTCcctttaacctgataaggaacactgccGTACACGGCAAACCCCCTCCtatgcacgtgaggctgcataacgtcattgtaactttgaagcattaaatcttcaaaaaatacggtcatgcggcacatcgtttgaaagcttagactttcgggattccattaagcgcacacacaaagcataatatgatttttagcagtcataaaactgtaatctagttgttagtaacctgaaccgggcggcgccgatttaggatatttacttaccttcaaaatcttccctttatccgcttcagtgaaattgtccaaaacaaattgttcataaatcccccaAAGTCCAAGGACTTTTAATCCAAAAccatttgttcatctcacaatcttgacgtttctgaccgaattacgatataaatactgtaaacaATTAGTTCACCAAcagacattcgttcgaatctcacgattttttattaataaatttggatgtcacgtttattgtgcaacatCTGAGGAACAAacacgcccccttgtggaatttcagccattccataagaggctacagctaaatggcagtgcgtggttggatagtgcagattaaggggcgatattatccccttctgacatcacaaggggagccaaatttcaatgagctattttttcacatgcttgcagaaattagtttaccaaaactaagttactgggttgaacttttcacattttctaggttctaggtcagattttcatgatatgttccctttataaataaaaaatatagatgtTTGATTTAGCCTCTGGCAATAACCTTGGAGGTTATGAAGCGTTGGTGTGCCAATCTTCAGGGAGCAGAGTACAACATTTGCATCTTTTATAGCTCATTATTAGGTTTCAACATTGTCACAAATGTTCCTTTTAAACTCATAAGACCCTTTCATCGCAAGTGTTTTTGTTTCAGCCTGatgcaattatcattttcacgtccATGGCCACGTTgattaaatagcaaatgcaccCATCTGTTCGCCGGGGGAGAGGCTGTTGATGAGAATGATTAAAGGAAGTTTTTGTCAAAGTAACATCTTCCCTTTATCTTAAAAACATGGATTTTTTGCTTTCTTCACATGTAAAAGATAACATCCGTAATCAAGTGGATTTCATTTAGATTCCCATCGCATCCGCTTCAGACCTTTTTGAAATACACATCAAAAAACATTCGGTAATGAAATAGATGAAATTCAACCTTGGGATTTTAATTTGCTCGTCTGTCATGCTTTGATTAGTATGAAGAAAAGATTCTAAAGAAGATTCGAAGAAAAATCAGGAACAAGCAGTCGGCACAGGAAAGTCGGAAGAAGAAAAAGGAATATGTTGACGGACTTGAGGGAAGGTGAATATAACTGTGTGGCCCAGTTGTATATCGCtctcttaataaaaaaaaattagtgttGATTGCCAACCAATTGGGTCTTTCTGTAGCCCAATTCTTAGACATTGCGCTTAGTGGCCCAAAGGTTTCAGTTCagttcccagggaacacacaaactaataaaatgtatagcttgaatgctaTGCTACAACcaatagtgtttttgtagcttGAGCATTGTGTTTGTACTGCAAAAGTTTATGGGTCTAGGAAACACACAACgataatatgtttacagtaccatgaatgcactgtaattttttttacaaaagcagtatagcaaaaaatataatttgttgGTAATAATCTGTTTTTTA
This window encodes:
- the LOC141362377 gene encoding cyclic AMP-responsive element-binding protein 3-like protein 3-A codes for the protein MALLSDMGYSGLELLDLLLEQPHNISHVESNGDHGNPVWSIAEQNVLSHDEGVVDNFLDSLLQASDGVSNPCSPLWVSSPCDSGISDDTPSDHLDSPLPPDSILLPHQPYLHPHHLHQHGEEQRAPGTNHKADISIDLADWEVCLFSNGQPNSQYASTTQRIQPTPGYQLTVKDLLLSSIGETSKPSDQQSQQELILNEDEKKLLAKEGVSLSSQLPLNKYEEKILKKIRRKIRNKQSAQESRKKKKEYVDGLEGRMSACSQQNLELHKKVLQLEKTNMSLMEQLRRLQALVMNSYSKPAQTGTCILVLVLSFSLIVMPNLHPGFHRRSTNPGDFSTAKVQSRSLRSVMEVYSMQPGFAVSGDVVVSASPRTNLRLRPEYADMEPLPHNHSYEDHEHHHGDPITGHPATLSWLSHPEKDRK